From Amphritea atlantica, a single genomic window includes:
- the hemE gene encoding uroporphyrinogen decarboxylase, whose translation MAELKNDRFLRALMREPVDVTPVWMMRQAGRYLPEYRATRAQAGDFMSLCKNKELACEVTIQPLERYALDAAILFSDILTIPDAMGLGLYFEAGEGPKFKKIIRTEADVDALPVPDSARDLDYVMDAVKTIRSELNGRVPLIGFSGSPWTLATYMVEGGSSKDFRHIKQMMYATPEVMHQLLDKLAQSVTDYLNEQIRSGAQAVQIFDTWGGALSGPMYQEFSLKYMQQIANGLIRENEGRKVPLIMFTKNGGQWLEAMAESGADALGLDWTTNIDDARARVGDKVALQGNMDPSVLYGTPERIRAEVADILARYGSGPGHIFNLGHGIHQFVDPAQPKIFVDAVHELSAQYHV comes from the coding sequence ATGGCTGAACTGAAGAATGATCGTTTTCTGCGCGCGCTAATGCGCGAGCCTGTCGATGTAACACCGGTATGGATGATGCGTCAGGCGGGGCGTTATCTGCCTGAATACCGCGCCACTCGGGCCCAGGCAGGCGATTTCATGAGCCTGTGTAAAAACAAAGAGCTGGCCTGCGAAGTGACCATTCAGCCGCTGGAGCGCTATGCTCTGGATGCCGCTATTCTGTTTTCCGATATTCTCACTATTCCGGATGCGATGGGACTGGGGCTGTATTTTGAAGCGGGTGAAGGCCCTAAGTTTAAAAAGATTATCCGCACTGAAGCCGATGTGGATGCATTGCCGGTACCCGACTCTGCCCGTGATCTGGATTACGTGATGGATGCGGTGAAAACCATCCGTTCTGAACTGAATGGCCGGGTACCGCTGATCGGTTTCTCTGGCAGCCCATGGACTCTGGCAACCTATATGGTTGAGGGTGGCTCCAGTAAAGATTTCCGTCATATCAAACAGATGATGTATGCGACGCCCGAAGTGATGCACCAGCTGCTCGACAAGCTGGCGCAGTCAGTGACCGATTACCTCAATGAGCAGATTCGCAGTGGCGCCCAGGCGGTGCAGATTTTTGATACCTGGGGGGGCGCTCTGAGTGGCCCGATGTATCAGGAATTTTCACTGAAATATATGCAACAGATTGCCAATGGTCTGATCCGTGAAAATGAGGGACGTAAAGTGCCTCTGATTATGTTCACCAAAAATGGTGGTCAGTGGCTCGAAGCGATGGCTGAGTCCGGTGCGGATGCGCTGGGTCTGGACTGGACGACCAATATTGATGATGCCCGCGCCCGGGTGGGTGATAAGGTCGCTCTGCAGGGTAATATGGATCCGTCAGTATTGTACGGTACCCCGGAACGTATCCGTGCTGAAGTAGCCGATATCCTGGCCCGCTATGGCAGTGGCCCGGGACATATATTTAATCTGGGCCATGGTATCCATCAGTTTGTGGACCCGGCGCAGCCGAAGATCTTCGTTGATGCGGTGCATGAGCTCAGTGCTCAATACCACGTTTAA
- the radA gene encoding DNA repair protein RadA yields the protein MAKAKSAYVCNDCGADYTKWQGQCGACHAWNTLTEVRLSSAKQSSQRGARFEGYAGAGSVARVQDLSEVNLADMPRFASGSGELDRVLGGGLVPGSAILIGGHPGAGKSTLLLQTMCHLAQQMPALYVTGEESLQQVALRAQRLGLTTTNLKMLSETSVEQICTIAEQLKPKVLVVDSIQVMHVDDVQSAPGSVSQVREAAAYLTRFAKQTGTVLFLVGHVTKDGSLAGPKVLEHMIDCSLQLEGDSDGRFRTLRSHKNRFGAVNELGVFAMLEQGLKEVRNPSSIFLNRGEKASPGSLVMVVWEGTRPLLVEVQALVDQSHMNNPRRVAVGLDHNRLAMLLAVLHRHGGLQTGDQDVFVNVVGGVKVLETSADLALLLSVVSSFRDRALPQDLIVFGEVGLSGEIRPVPNGQERIKEAAKHGFRRAIVPKANAPKQAPEGMVVVGVSQLSEALDAL from the coding sequence ATGGCCAAGGCAAAGAGTGCGTATGTCTGTAATGACTGCGGCGCAGATTACACGAAATGGCAGGGACAATGTGGCGCCTGTCATGCCTGGAATACTCTGACCGAGGTGAGGCTCAGCAGCGCTAAGCAAAGCAGTCAGCGCGGAGCCCGGTTTGAGGGTTATGCCGGCGCAGGTAGTGTGGCGAGAGTGCAGGATCTGTCGGAGGTCAATCTGGCTGATATGCCGCGCTTTGCGTCTGGTTCTGGCGAGCTGGACCGGGTTCTGGGGGGCGGGCTGGTGCCCGGATCGGCCATTCTGATCGGAGGTCATCCGGGCGCCGGTAAAAGTACTCTGTTATTGCAGACCATGTGCCATCTGGCTCAGCAGATGCCGGCGCTCTATGTCACCGGGGAGGAGTCACTGCAGCAGGTTGCACTGCGGGCCCAGCGGCTGGGGCTGACCACGACCAATCTGAAAATGTTATCAGAAACCAGTGTTGAACAGATCTGCACTATTGCTGAACAGCTGAAGCCTAAAGTGCTGGTGGTGGACTCGATTCAGGTGATGCATGTGGATGATGTCCAGTCGGCCCCCGGGAGTGTGTCGCAGGTGCGGGAAGCCGCGGCTTATCTGACGCGTTTCGCCAAACAGACAGGTACAGTACTGTTTCTGGTTGGTCATGTGACCAAGGATGGCTCCCTGGCGGGGCCAAAAGTGCTGGAACATATGATCGATTGCTCGCTGCAGCTTGAGGGAGACAGTGATGGGCGCTTCCGTACTCTGCGTAGCCATAAAAACCGTTTCGGTGCGGTGAATGAACTGGGGGTCTTTGCGATGCTGGAGCAGGGGCTGAAAGAGGTCAGAAACCCCAGCTCAATATTCCTTAACCGGGGCGAAAAAGCCAGTCCGGGGAGTCTGGTAATGGTGGTCTGGGAGGGAACCCGGCCGCTGCTGGTAGAGGTACAGGCGCTGGTGGATCAGAGTCATATGAATAACCCGCGCAGGGTTGCTGTGGGGCTGGATCATAACCGTCTGGCGATGTTGCTGGCGGTGCTGCATCGCCATGGAGGCTTGCAGACTGGCGATCAGGATGTTTTTGTCAACGTAGTGGGGGGCGTCAAAGTTCTGGAGACCAGTGCTGATCTGGCGTTGCTGTTATCGGTGGTGTCCAGCTTTCGCGACCGGGCCCTGCCACAGGATCTGATCGTCTTTGGTGAGGTCGGTCTGTCGGGAGAGATTCGCCCGGTACCCAACGGCCAGGAGCGGATTAAAGAAGCCGCGAAGCATGGATTTCGCAGGGCGATAGTACCTAAGGCAAATGCACCGAAGCAGGCCCCTGAGGGGATGGTCGTCGTGGGTGTCAGCCAGTTGTCCGAAGCGCTGGATGCGTTGTAG
- the can gene encoding carbonate dehydratase has product MKRLTQLLESNRQWAEQISQDDPLFFETLAQQQAPEYLWIGCSDSRVPANEIVGMLPGELFVHRNVSNLVIHTDMNCLSVIQYAVQVLKVKHIMVVGHYGCGGVKAALESTPHGLIDNWLRQIRKVNQKHRELLSAWDHSHQQLDRLCELNVIEQAFNVCETTIVQDAWAQGQDLTVHGWIYGLNDGLVNDLEFNAADAGEVEEQYGMAISKIETLRQLARASEKGHNARTLWDRVRKIFN; this is encoded by the coding sequence ATGAAACGACTGACGCAACTTTTAGAAAGTAATCGCCAATGGGCTGAGCAGATCAGCCAGGATGACCCCCTTTTTTTTGAAACGCTGGCTCAACAGCAGGCCCCGGAGTATCTCTGGATCGGTTGTTCTGACAGCCGGGTGCCTGCCAACGAAATAGTGGGAATGTTGCCGGGTGAGCTGTTTGTACACCGTAATGTATCCAATCTGGTTATCCATACCGACATGAACTGTCTCTCGGTGATTCAGTATGCAGTGCAGGTGCTGAAGGTTAAGCATATCATGGTGGTCGGGCACTACGGCTGTGGTGGTGTGAAGGCCGCGCTGGAAAGTACGCCTCATGGGCTGATCGATAACTGGCTCCGGCAGATTCGGAAGGTCAATCAGAAGCATCGTGAACTGTTGTCGGCCTGGGATCACTCCCATCAGCAGCTTGACCGGTTGTGTGAACTGAATGTGATCGAGCAGGCCTTTAATGTCTGTGAAACCACCATTGTTCAGGATGCCTGGGCGCAGGGACAGGATCTGACAGTGCATGGCTGGATCTATGGTTTGAATGATGGCTTGGTGAACGATCTTGAGTTTAATGCCGCCGATGCCGGCGAGGTTGAAGAGCAGTATGGTATGGCGATCAGTAAGATTGAAACCCTGCGGCAGCTGGCCAGAGCTTCAGAGAAAGGGCATAACGCCCGGACTTTGTGGGACCGGGTGCGGAAGATCTTTAACTAA
- a CDS encoding aminotransferase class I/II-fold pyridoxal phosphate-dependent enzyme → MKLETIAIHGGYSPEETTKAVAVPIYQTTSYAFDNAQHGADLFDLKVPGNIYTRIMNPTTDVLEQRVAAMEGGVAALAVASGMAAITYAIQTIAEVGDNIIATSELYGGTYNLFAHTLPRQGIEVRFANKDDFAAMEAQIDDRTRAIYCESIGNPSGGIADIETLAELAHKHGLPLIVDSTVASPALWRPIEHGADIVVQAATKYIGGHGNSIGGVIIDSGKFPWADHADRFPLLNTPDVSYHGVVYTEAFGPAAFIGRCRVVPLRNTGAALSPMNAFLLLQGIETLALRMERVCENTQKVAEYLANHDQVNWVKYAGLENHKDYALAKKYMGGRASGILSFGVKGGREACCSFYDALNVFTRLVNIGDCKSLASIPAETTHRQLNDEELKSAGVTPDMVRLSVGIEHIDDLLADLEQALQAAR, encoded by the coding sequence ATGAAACTGGAAACGATTGCTATACATGGCGGTTACAGCCCGGAAGAAACGACTAAAGCGGTCGCCGTACCTATTTATCAAACCACCTCCTATGCGTTTGATAACGCGCAGCATGGCGCAGATCTGTTTGATCTGAAGGTTCCCGGCAATATCTACACCCGCATCATGAACCCTACTACCGATGTCCTGGAACAGCGGGTCGCGGCGATGGAAGGCGGCGTTGCAGCACTGGCAGTCGCCTCAGGTATGGCGGCGATTACCTACGCAATTCAGACGATCGCTGAAGTTGGCGACAACATCATCGCCACCAGTGAGCTGTATGGCGGAACCTACAACCTGTTTGCCCATACGCTGCCACGCCAGGGCATTGAAGTTCGTTTTGCTAACAAAGATGACTTCGCCGCTATGGAAGCGCAGATTGATGACCGTACCCGCGCCATCTATTGCGAATCGATCGGCAACCCATCTGGCGGTATTGCCGATATCGAGACCCTCGCTGAGCTGGCCCACAAACATGGCCTGCCACTGATCGTTGACAGCACTGTCGCCAGTCCGGCCCTGTGGCGCCCGATTGAGCATGGCGCTGATATCGTTGTTCAGGCTGCCACAAAATATATTGGCGGTCACGGCAACTCCATCGGCGGTGTTATTATCGACTCCGGCAAATTTCCCTGGGCGGACCACGCCGACCGTTTCCCGCTACTGAATACCCCCGATGTGTCATACCACGGCGTGGTTTACACTGAAGCCTTCGGCCCTGCGGCATTTATCGGCCGCTGCCGGGTTGTACCACTGAGAAACACCGGCGCAGCCCTGTCTCCGATGAACGCCTTTCTGCTGCTACAAGGGATAGAAACCCTGGCACTGCGGATGGAGCGTGTCTGTGAAAACACGCAGAAAGTGGCCGAGTATCTGGCAAACCATGATCAGGTGAACTGGGTTAAGTATGCCGGTCTGGAAAACCACAAAGATTATGCTCTGGCAAAGAAATATATGGGCGGTCGCGCCTCAGGTATCCTCAGTTTTGGTGTTAAAGGGGGTCGCGAAGCCTGCTGTAGCTTCTACGACGCCCTGAACGTGTTCACCCGTCTGGTGAATATCGGTGACTGTAAATCTCTGGCATCCATTCCGGCTGAAACCACGCACCGACAGCTGAATGATGAAGAACTTAAATCCGCCGGTGTAACCCCCGACATGGTGCGTCTGTCCGTCGGTATCGAGCATATCGATGACCTGCTGGCAGATCTGGAGCAAGCGCTGCAAGCCGCCCGGTAA
- a CDS encoding FAD-dependent oxidoreductase, with amino-acid sequence MSERLKNDFQFLEVERQGPNKIEADIRKQQFAEIYEPFNSEDASEQSHRCLECGNPYCEWKCPVHNYIPNWLKLVSEGNIIEAAELSHQTNSLPEVCGRVCPQDRLCEGACTLNDEFGAVTIGSVEKHITDTAFAMGWRPDMSKVPVTDKKVAVIGAGPAGLAAADILVRNGVKPVVFDRHPEIGGLLTFGIPEFKLDKDVMVRRREVFAGMGVEFRLNTEVGKDIQMQELLDQYDAVFLGMGTYTYMKGGFPGEELHGVYDALPFLISNVNRCLGFEKDVADYIGVEGKNVVVLGGGDTAMDCNRTSIRQGASSVTCAYRRDEANMPGSKREVENAREEGVQFMFNRQPVEVVGDAGKVTGVKVVTTQMGEPDENGRRRPEVVAGSEEVLPADAVLVAFGFRPSPSPWFAEFGIELEQDGRIRTSADEAFAFQTSNEKVFAGGDMVRGSDLVVTAIDEGRKAAEGILDYLKV; translated from the coding sequence ATGTCTGAACGTCTGAAGAATGATTTTCAGTTTCTGGAAGTAGAGCGTCAGGGACCAAATAAGATAGAAGCGGACATCCGTAAGCAGCAGTTTGCTGAGATCTATGAACCGTTTAACTCGGAAGATGCGTCTGAGCAGTCGCACCGTTGTCTCGAGTGTGGCAATCCATACTGTGAGTGGAAGTGTCCGGTACACAACTACATTCCGAACTGGCTCAAGCTGGTCTCAGAAGGCAATATTATTGAAGCGGCAGAGCTGAGCCATCAGACCAACTCATTGCCAGAAGTTTGTGGTCGGGTATGTCCGCAGGATCGTCTGTGTGAAGGTGCCTGTACGCTGAATGATGAGTTTGGTGCCGTGACAATCGGCTCCGTTGAGAAGCATATTACCGATACCGCGTTTGCCATGGGCTGGCGTCCGGATATGAGCAAGGTGCCGGTTACGGATAAAAAAGTAGCAGTCATTGGTGCTGGTCCTGCGGGCCTGGCGGCGGCTGATATACTGGTACGTAACGGCGTTAAGCCAGTGGTATTTGATCGTCATCCCGAGATTGGTGGTCTGCTGACCTTCGGTATTCCAGAGTTTAAGCTGGATAAAGACGTCATGGTTCGCCGGCGTGAAGTGTTCGCCGGGATGGGGGTTGAGTTTCGTCTGAACACTGAAGTGGGTAAAGATATCCAGATGCAGGAACTGCTTGATCAATATGATGCGGTGTTCCTGGGTATGGGGACCTATACCTACATGAAGGGTGGCTTCCCGGGTGAAGAGCTTCATGGCGTATACGATGCGCTGCCGTTCCTGATCTCGAACGTCAACCGCTGTCTGGGCTTCGAAAAAGATGTGGCGGACTATATCGGTGTAGAGGGTAAGAATGTTGTCGTTCTGGGTGGTGGTGACACTGCGATGGACTGTAACCGGACCTCTATTCGTCAAGGCGCCAGTAGCGTTACTTGCGCCTATCGCCGTGATGAAGCGAACATGCCGGGCTCTAAGCGTGAAGTTGAGAACGCCCGTGAAGAGGGTGTTCAGTTCATGTTTAACCGTCAGCCTGTCGAGGTTGTCGGTGATGCAGGCAAAGTGACCGGTGTTAAGGTTGTTACCACGCAGATGGGAGAGCCCGATGAGAATGGTCGCCGTCGTCCCGAAGTGGTTGCCGGCAGCGAAGAGGTGTTGCCTGCGGATGCTGTGCTAGTGGCTTTTGGTTTCCGTCCAAGCCCCTCTCCATGGTTTGCCGAGTTTGGTATCGAACTGGAGCAGGATGGCCGGATCAGGACGTCTGCGGATGAAGCGTTCGCCTTCCAGACCAGCAATGAGAAAGTGTTTGCCGGAGGCGATATGGTGCGCGGTTCTGATCTGGTGGTAACCGCCATTGATGAGGGACGCAAGGCTGCCGAAGGCATTCTGGATTATCTCAAAGTGTAA